The Acetomicrobium sp. S15 = DSM 107314 nucleotide sequence GGGTGCTCACGACCGTCTCGAGCTCTTCCAAACTCTTTTCAGTCGGCTTGCCCTCTCTGAAGCATTTGTGAACGTAGCCCTTCAGTATCTCTATACAGGTTTGCTGCATGGCCTTGCGGGCGGCCGATAGTTGGATTAGGATGTCGCGGCAGGGTCTGTCTTCGACGATCATGCGCTGGATTCCGCGAAGTTGGCCCTCTACGCGCTTTAACCTGTTCAGGATTGCCCTTTTTTCCGGTGCAACGTCCTCAACTTGTTGCACGAGAGCACTTTTAGCCACCATCCGAACCCCCTATGAGTATTTGATCCCTTTCGCTCAATGTTAAGCGTTGAGAGCTTGAAGGTCAACTGCAAGCTATGGTATACTTCCCCGTGGCTTAAACACACACATCGTCTGATGTCCCTGGGGGTGCCCTTAAAAGAGAGTGCCAGGGGCAGGAGAGGGCGGTGGAGGAAGGACAACCAAAAGGAGGGAAAGCATTGGCAATCGTTTCGATGAAACAGCTTTTGGAAAGCGGTGTTCACTTCGGACACCAAACCAGGCGTTGGAACCCCAAGATGAAGCCCTACATATTTGCCGAAAGGAACGGCATCTACATAGTCGATCTCCAGAAGACGGTAAAAGGGCTTGAGAGGGCGTACGATTTCCTGAGGGAGGTCTCGAAGGGCGGCGGAAGCGTGTTATTTGTGGGAACCAAGAGGCAGGCCCAGGAGACAATCGCCGAGGAGGCCCAGCGCTGCGGGCAGTTTTATATCAACCAACGCTGGCTCGGAGGACTGCTCACGAACTTCCAAACCATAGCACGGCGGGTGCGCTATATGATCCGACTCCAAGAGATGGAGGAGTCCGGCGAGTTCGAGCGTTATCCCAAGAAGGAAGTCATCAAGCTTCGAAAAGAGCGCGCGAAACTGGAGAAATACCTTTCTGGGATCC carries:
- a CDS encoding metal-sensing transcriptional repressor: MAKSALVQQVEDVAPEKRAILNRLKRVEGQLRGIQRMIVEDRPCRDILIQLSAARKAMQQTCIEILKGYVHKCFREGKPTEKSLEELETVVSTLLDIAPLLAQEEKAEEE
- the rpsB gene encoding 30S ribosomal protein S2, yielding MAIVSMKQLLESGVHFGHQTRRWNPKMKPYIFAERNGIYIVDLQKTVKGLERAYDFLREVSKGGGSVLFVGTKRQAQETIAEEAQRCGQFYINQRWLGGLLTNFQTIARRVRYMIRLQEMEESGEFERYPKKEVIKLRKERAKLEKYLSGIRDMKDIPDALYVVDPRREEIAVKEAHKLGIPVVAIVDTNCDPELINFPIPGNDDAIRAIKLITSLMADAIIEGRQGIDGTLTVKEAETEEEPETEETEEVISVREKLHETYAEVEEELVEEELEGRKGWKED